CACACACTGAATCAGAGTTCCCTTATTGTTGTGAAGTAGCATAAACCTTTGCTCTTCTTTTCATGTAGAATTTGTAGAATAACTTTAAAGGGTTATTTCagtcaaatgacaaaaatgtattcTCTGACTTACCTCAATAAgagatttagaaaaaaacatttagaaaactCAGCTGCAACTTGTTTTTCGTGAAGCAATGTCCcagttactctggataatcctCAACACTTGCTGCCACCAGTTTTCACCGGATCTACTTTCTACCAAATAAAAAGTGCCAATGGAAACTGTTTACAGTGTTTGGTGTGGATTATCCAAGGTAACAGGGACACTGTTTCTGGGAAAATGTTGCTGGCTAATATTTTAAAGgtcatttttcaatgctgtgcACACCACAAACTGAATTCTATTCATTCTGTTTTATTGGGGTcgcagcagaaatctcagaaacAGTTATATCAAAAACCTCAGCCGATAAAACTGATTTATAGTTTTGTAATGCAAGATACCACTAGAGATTAAGTTAgagaatgtttttgtaatttgggtgatgTGTGACcctttactgtttgtttgttctttttgatGCACATGTTTTGTGCTTTATTGCTAAAGGCTCTTTAACAGATGGTGtactgtgtgcgtgtgtgtgctgtaaaGCAGTAACtgatgttattatatataatgaAATCATACAGGAATCTGGTCTAATGGGGTCTTGCTCACATTACAAATGCGTTATTGTAGTTGTCTTTACAGCGCGTGGGTGTATGTTTGTAGAGGCATCGTTTGAGCGTAACGCATGACGCCACAGAAgttccctctctgcctctcaacCATGTGACCTGTGTGAACATCTGTGTGGCGCTCTCTCGGCTTCTTTAGGCAGATGCTCTGTGTCAACGGTCAACCTGCCCAAACACGTGGACTCTGTTATAAACAAGCGACTCTCCAAGTCCTCCGCCACGCTCTGGAACTCCCCCAGCAGAAGTAAGACAACATCTGGAATACCCCTACCCGTTTAACTGTGTCCATCACTCTTCCACCGCCAAACACACCTCCGAACCCGTCCATCAGtgtcatctattttttttttttccagttactTCTTCCCCTTTCTGATTTCAGTCCCTGTCCTGTGCTTGATGGTTGACAACATTTTCATTCTCCAAAACCACTTTTATTTCGACAGCCCAGAATTTGGTTTGAGGTCTCGTTTGACATCTTCTGCATGCTCATATTTTAATATGAGTTATGTACAGTGCTCAtattttgttctgctgtctTGTTACTGTCTTGTGGTTGGTTCATTTTGTGGTGATAGTCATTTCAttcctgatgtttttttgtattgggtccttttttgctcattttcatTACAACATATTGGACTGTCATAAATTTATTGATGATATGGAGGTGGGTGtgatttataaatgaaatatttctttgaCTCAACTTTGTGTCTTTGAATCAACCTTTCTATATGCTCAAGATGAGTacagctcttttttttcaggTCCGAAGTTAACCAGGTCATGGTGTACTCCTGCAAAGGAGGAGAAACTTCTGAGTTTGAAAAAAAGTGGTTAGTGAGTCAGCATTTTTTAGGAGATAATGTATTCTGAAAACTCCCCGGAGCAGGTACTGTGCCTCTGTGCAGCTGGAAAAATTGGATGGGTAacaactctgtctctcttgtcGCTTTCCTCTCTACAACCCAAAACATTCAGCATTAACATCTTTCTCATCATTACACCTTAAAGCCAGAGGAGGGAGTTTCTACTCCAGATAAATACTGATGAGTCTCCACTCTTTACTTCTCTGCTTTTACGCTGAAGTCTGTGGTTATAAATAACTGACTCACTGTCTAGACACACATTTCAAATAACTCCCTCTTGGGTGGTACCACACCAGCCCAAGGTTATAGTAGACACAGGGCTTATTTTCTTCAACCCCTTCTCTTGTAATCTCTTCGGGTGGCACATAGGTGTCTTATTGggcttttgtttatttgactgGGTTGTTTGTGGCTTGCAGACACATTGCTACATTTGAGCTATGACCTGAGACACAGTTTCTTTTCATTCCGCTTTGGTGACAAGTTTCAGACTTCAACTGCTGCGTGTGGGTAATGAAAAGGAGGACTCTGCAAATATTTTGGTACTATGGTTTGGGGCTTACAACAGAGCTCCAGTTCAACTGAGAATATCCATATTTTTGAAGCTACAGTAATATAAAAGCTTACTTATTAGTCTATTTTTCTCTACCTGCAGCCCGTAACCTTGCACTGAGTCCATGGGAGAGCAGTATAGTGGACCGGCTGATGACGCCGACCTTGTCTTTCCTTGCTCGGAGCCGCAGTGCTGCCAGTGTCCTCAGCAATGGCAAAGATGGTCGTAAGTTAGGGGGAAAATATGGATTATcattcatgtaataaatgtcaaacagtaaatgttttataatatgCTACTGTGTGGATGTTGGCAAGCTTTTAACAAAATTTCCCTTCTTCTCAgactctcctctctgtccacGTTCGGCCTCTGCCAGTCCCCTGACCCTGTGTGCCCACCAGCCCCACCACCGCTGCTCCGACCGCTGGAGGGTGACGTCCAGCACACCAGACATCACCCAACGCCAACACAGACGGAGCTCCACACCTGTATGTCTGCCAAATTAGCTTTTACTACATATTTTTCCACTCACAGCCAAATGCAGTCACATTCCTCACTAACGAGGGACTTATAAGTAAACCTTTTTTTCCAGAAGAAGAGCGTAGCTAAAAAGCCATGAAATTCAAAACAGGTGACTCTGTTTCTACAAGTGGGTTTACCATTCACCTTACCTTGAGTGAAAATTAAATGGTGAGAGTGTTGGATTGTTGTTGAGAAACTACTGCTGAGAGCCAAACCTAATCCCTGACCATACTTctttacatatacatataacatatctgtttttatatgACTGAACcatatttttaaatgagtttACATCTTTTCATTCTTTGTGTTATACAGATggataaaaacaagaaagaaaagaaagacaaggaacgggagaatgaaaaagagaaaagtgcaATCACTAAAGAGAAGGTGCTGAAGAAGAGACAGTCTCTTCCCAGTATGAGACACAGACCGGATCCAAGGTACAACATGtagtttatttcttttcatttttacttccAATACCTCAAAttcagttcacattaaaatatttgtcttaTAGTTATtacctttattttattataaaactCTGCTGATTCCTGCcccatttataaaatatttaccaCCAATTACTGATTGCAATTGCATCTACCAGAACTCTGATTCTGATAGTAAATAGTTTATAATCAcaatagagctgaaacaattgatCAATCAACAAATAATTGATTACCCAGTTAGTTGATCAGCAGAAAACGTATTAACTACCATTTTGAtagtcgattaatcgttttagtaatttttcaggtaaaacatccaaatattctctggttcccAGAGTCTCAATAACAAGCATTTtctgctcttctctcttttatattattgtaaattaaaaatctttggattttggtttGGTGGTCAGACTCTGTGAAATTATAATTGGCATTTGCcactactttctgacatttcattgacaaaatggttattgtgttatttaataaaataatctgcagtttaatcaataatgaaaataatcttttgtTACAACCTAACCTAACTCCTCCCTAAATCACAGAGGTCTAGGTCAAACATTAACTCAGTGAGCAcaatgaatatactgtatgctgaGCAAGTGTGGAACTTGGCGAAAGCTCCAACCTCCCGTATAAGCACCATATAAAAAAGGTATATATTTCAAAGCTACAATAATCTCTAACCTCATAATGAAAATACTGGGTGTAGTAACAAGGTTATCCTCAGATCCCCTTGACCTACAGCTTGTTTCGGGTCAACAACTGGGTTAGCTAGGGCGACCATGTTTATGTCTGCGTGCGTATTTCATGCACTGTTTGAGCCTaagcaaagagagaaagatctCAGGACGAGTGGTCATTTCCTCTCTTATCCCCAGGCAACAGAATAAATGACGTCCATGACagaagggaagagaaaaaaacagttctTTTGACTCAACAAAAAGGCAACAAAGGGCTTGACTGAGCTGTCAGTGCCAGAGGcctagaggaaaaaaaaaaccctcctctTCAGTATAATGGATGTATCCCCTCCAAGTGTTGCATTGTCTGTGTACTGCTGGGATGCTGACTGATAATGCACTTAAAGAGATGATGCAACGTCTGTGCGTTTTGTCTGATGTGAACCTGTTTGCTGAAGTCAGGTTTCTTCAGGtcatttcaaacaaacatgtcagtcCAGGTCTAAAAGAATAATATGTCCAACTTAGTTTAAATAAGAGAATAATTGTTTCCCCTCGCCCTTAAATTTTCtccacatattttttctttcttccagtCCTAGTCCTTTATCAAGACAACGGCCGTCGTCTCCAGCCACACCTAAGGGCAGAACTGCCTCCCCCAGCTCTGCTGCTTCCCCAAAGCGCACACCCACTCGTGGCAGCCCGTCGACCCCTAAAGGCCGGCCCAAAAGAGCCAGGACCCCTGCCAGGATAGAACATCGCACCTCCTCCCCTGTCCCCCTCGAGAGGGTGAAGGAGCCTCGCAGGCCCTCCACCCCCGAGAACAGAAAGAGTGAGTACACTAAAAAGTGATGATATTGGTAATTTAGGACTAGACTGAAACGCTCAAGCACCAGTCAAGACTTGCTGTTTTTAGTTATAGTGAAGCGAAACAGTAGAAATTAAGTTTGATCTGTTCCTTGTCATCGTCAGCCTTTTCTCCAGAAAAGCAAACATGTTATTCACATTTAGTTTTTCTTAATAGAGCATTGTTTGGCCAGCCATTTGATCCAGTGTCTCTGTATTCTGGGTTGTTTCCTTCCATGGCTTAGTCatactttatttttatcatttttttttaatatactcaAAGAGTTCTTAACTGTCTGGCTCGTTCTCTTCCTGTGACTGGGAAGAAGAATAGATCTAATGGAAAAAGTGAATGAGCCTCTGGAAAATCTGTATTTCTTTCGAGGAGCAGTAGACAAAGATTACCATCAGACTTAATTAggcatgaaaacaaagacagtgcATGGAGTGAGCCACACACAGCCTCATGGTCTGTGTCTGTTCTCGCACATGACACTAAAAGGCTGAGCTAATCAGCCTTAATTATGTGATTACCAGGCTGGAAGTTCGTAGACTGAAGCTATAGATGTTTAAAATTTTCAGGTGCTGGGGACAGAACGTTTTAGGGTACATGTGAAGAGAAAAGACTTGATGATGATTGATAAGCACTCCATTGAGAAAGCACCACTTTAAAAGTCATTACGTGAAGGGAAACATATAGTCACATTGAGGGTTTTTGTTAAGTTGCATAGCACAATATTTCCaagttattttctcattttgtctctcctttttcctgttttaggCTCTCCTGTGGTTTCAATAGTATCCTCAACTGCTTCCACACCCCATGCGTCAAGCACGCCAGCCACAACCACTGCCACTTCCTCCTCACCTGAGCCGGTTCACTCAGCTCCTTCGGTCCAAGCAGCGACACCTGCACCCTCTCCGTCAGCCAAGCCCATGGCAGGCACCAACGATCCAGAGGAGGCGGCTCGCATCCTGGCTGAAAAACGGCGGCAGGCCCGTgaacagagggagagggaggagcagGAGCGCCGTGaacaggaggagaaggagaggtcAGAGGGGTTTAACATATCTCAGAACACATAGTCAAAGATCTGTCAAGTTCTACAACTGTGCAAAAGATGAAAGGAATATGTGAAAGTAATTCCTAGGCTGTTCTCCTATAACTCTTGGAGGTATTTTAATGGTGCAAAGCTCACTGAGGACATTCCTGTTTCttataaatacaaaacagacaTCAGTAAAACTAAACAGGAAGGCTCTATGCATTATGACAGCACATGCATATCTGAATGAGACCTCAGTCAACACTAGCTGACTGTATAGCATTAGGAATGTGATACCCTGTTAGCTGATTCTGACCACTGTGAGACACTATTTACAGCCTGGGAATTGATGTGATCTCCTGTTGGCTCTCATACTTCCAATTGTTTCCATTTCCATAAGTAGTTTGGTTTCCAGTTGCCTGTGCTTCATGATTAAAGTCAGCAAAGATATTGTTAACTGAGGAGGAAATGTCCTGTCAATAgaataattaacattttgaacTGTGCAACTGCATTCAAAGTTTTTGGCAGATGGTTTTGTGGAAAAAGCGTATCCTCAGCCTTCTTTCCAACTTCCTCAGGATCCTGAGAGAGGAGCGAATAGCgagggaggcagaggagagacgCCTCAGGGAGGAGGAGGCCCGTGCCATGGCCGAAGAGCAGCGGAAGAGGGACGAAGCCCAGCGCCtgcaggaggagaaggaggctgAGGAGAAAGCCAAAGCTGAGCAGGAGGAGAACCTTCGCCTGCAAAAACAGGTATACTGATTGTCAATGACCAGCATGCAGAGAAAACACCTCAAATAGTGGTCGCTGTAATCATAAGGTTCCCAGCCAGGTATTCAGAGAATATGGAAGGTGTCTGTGAGGTTGAGTGTAAATATAGTACAGTGGACAGGCTTGGATTGTCAGATAAGGGTGAAAGGAAATTGCAAGTAGTTTGCGCCCACAGCAGTGATAAGGACCATCAAGCACCACTGTGACAGTTATTACTGCCTGTCAAGTAAAGGtcaaacacacacgtgcatgcacaGGCAGATTACCCATCACACCACTGACTTACCACTCTCCCATCTTCAGCAAACAAGCTGTTAGCGGCTTTCTCAGCGTCACATATTTACCGTGTCACCATAGCAGCCCACCTCACACTTTGATAACAAGCTTGTCCCAAAACACAGTCTGGTATTTTCTACGTCAGCGGAATGTTGTCCTTGATGGCAAATATTTATCTTAACTGGTGTGCTGGTAGCTATGATGACTGTGCGCTTTAAACTTTTCAGTTGTCAAATAACCTGTCAGAGCAATATTGActcttcctgtgtttgtggatgTTGCCAGGgatggaaaaagagaggaagcaAAGGAGAATTAGCAGAACCCAATCAAATAGGAAATGTGGCTGTTCATTACATTATTTGTTTATCATGTAGACCTATGACATGATCAGCTGCGGCCCTTATCTTTGCTCATAGTCTGGTATCCGGAGCTTTGCCACCCCCTTGTGGTCTTTCACAGAAATGACATTTGTGGTTAAACACGATCCAATGTAATTATGCAAGTGCTCAAGAATTGTATTTCGCTTTGAATGGTCTTCACAAGgctgtaaatgttaaaaatagatTCTTTTGGTGTAGGAAAATATCTCTTGTGGTTGTAAACAATAATTGCAGGGAGCGACCACACCCTTGTTACGTAAAAGGTATGTCATTTTGGCTGAAGTTTTGTTCCCCCTTCTGCCGGCATTAAAACTGTTGCTGGACTCTTGCCTGTGTGTTTCAGAAAGAAGAGGCTGAGGCTAAAGCTCGAGAGGAGGCGGAGAAGCAGCGCCTGGAGAGGGAGAAACACTTCCagaaggaggagcaggagaggcTGGAGAGGAAAAGGGTAGAGCAATACATCTGTCCTCCCATCATTGTTTTTTCAGCCATGGTTTAAGTTATCCATTTCAAAACGGAAATGCACATTTTCCAATCATAAAAGCAGAAGCTTAAttctcatctctttctttcGGGACTTTCTGGGAAGAAAATAGCCTTACCTCTAAATTGATTGAATTAAAAGAAGTAGTACTTAAATAAAGCCAGATCTGCTCTCAAATTCCTTTACtgcagacaaatacattttagattAACAAAGAATCATTTCTGTAGTCAATTTACAACAATCTCTTCTCCCTCAGTGGAGGTATTATATTCTCGGGTATGCTCTCTCTGTGGTCTGCCTTTTGACACAACAATGCAGGCTTGAAAGTTGAGTCCCCAAAACCAAGATGAATGATGTTTTTGGCTTATCCTGGATTGGCTGTCTGCATGCCATGATTTAATAGggctttgagtgtgtgtgtgagagtgaagcTATATATAAACACTAATAATGGAGACCCCACTGTGTCAgtcatctgtgtgtctgaccATGGCCATCTACTCTGAGTGCACCACCCACATCCACAGTAAGCTAATGTTTCTTTATGCTAGCAAAGCCTTTCTTTCCCTTCTCATCTTCTCTCCATGTGTGAAAGGCTCTTATCTAGGCGTGCCAGGCCTGGCTCAGCCAGCCCAAGCCTGGCTCTGTGCTGAAATTAGCCTGCAAGAACAGCATGTCCTCTGCCTCAAAGACTCACAACATAGTCACACGGTACAATTTAGTGTTCGACTCTTGTCGCTCTTGTGTTATTACCTCAACAAAGAGAAGGTTGTGGTCAGAATGCACAGGTGGTATTAAGTGTTCTTCAGTCCTTAAGCAGGCGTTTTTCCAGCCAAACTAGATGCCAAAGCCATGAGTGTATTAGTTGCCTATGAATAATTTTAATTCACTTTTATGAGTGGCAGCTGCAGTTATGATCTAGCTATCTCAGGCTAACTGTGTCCTCAGATGAAGGTCGCATCATGTATCAAACTTGTGACTTCTGCGCATACAAATGAAGCACACAGAGAGGCTTGTCTTCTAGTGCAGCACTTTCTATTCT
The sequence above is drawn from the Thunnus maccoyii chromosome 10, fThuMac1.1, whole genome shotgun sequence genome and encodes:
- the map7d1a gene encoding MAP7 domain-containing protein 1a isoform X1; translated protein: MNKRIESEGIAAEMEENTLPAAKSPHSQLIKNPTRPDPEGESSPPKTDNTQRMESPAKKDTNRRLTTPTKPDVIPRSPGSPASPVPKSKRDIMRSEERQQLAKERREEKAKYLEELSKLQAAKKTQWLEKEEKARQLREQQLEERRRKLEEQRIKAEKRRAALEERQKQKLEKNKERYEAAIHRSTKKTWAEIRQQRWSWAGGLSQNSSQKESRCSVSTVNLPKHVDSVINKRLSKSSATLWNSPSRSPKLTRSWCTPAKEEKLLSLKKSARNLALSPWESSIVDRLMTPTLSFLARSRSAASVLSNGKDGHSPLCPRSASASPLTLCAHQPHHRCSDRWRVTSSTPDITQRQHRRSSTPMDKNKKEKKDKERENEKEKSAITKEKVLKKRQSLPSMRHRPDPSPSPLSRQRPSSPATPKGRTASPSSAASPKRTPTRGSPSTPKGRPKRARTPARIEHRTSSPVPLERVKEPRRPSTPENRKSSPVVSIVSSTASTPHASSTPATTTATSSSPEPVHSAPSVQAATPAPSPSAKPMAGTNDPEEAARILAEKRRQAREQREREEQERREQEEKERILREERIAREAEERRLREEEARAMAEEQRKRDEAQRLQEEKEAEEKAKAEQEENLRLQKQKEEAEAKAREEAEKQRLEREKHFQKEEQERLERKRRLEEIMKRTRKTDGGDKKETKSFPLAQVHNKEAESSKGSADYQPRPEVNLPNNKTENGQTNVRESSSVVINGVQPTRQENGLSTKGDTAHFEDLIHLANHGNTTNGARDKSETSMSTEPILTFESEESFIKKAGPMKPQHVAEVL
- the map7d1a gene encoding MAP7 domain-containing protein 1a isoform X2, producing MNKRIESEGIAAEMEENTLPAAKSPHSQLIKNPTRPDPEGESSPPKTDNTQRMESPAKKDTNRRLTTPTKPDVIPRSPGSPASPVPKSKRDIMRSEERQQLAKERREEKAKYLAAKKTQWLEKEEKARQLREQQLEERRRKLEEQRIKAEKRRAALEERQKQKLEKNKERYEAAIHRSTKKTWAEIRQQRWSWAGGLSQNSSQKESRCSVSTVNLPKHVDSVINKRLSKSSATLWNSPSRSPKLTRSWCTPAKEEKLLSLKKSARNLALSPWESSIVDRLMTPTLSFLARSRSAASVLSNGKDGHSPLCPRSASASPLTLCAHQPHHRCSDRWRVTSSTPDITQRQHRRSSTPMDKNKKEKKDKERENEKEKSAITKEKVLKKRQSLPSMRHRPDPSPSPLSRQRPSSPATPKGRTASPSSAASPKRTPTRGSPSTPKGRPKRARTPARIEHRTSSPVPLERVKEPRRPSTPENRKSSPVVSIVSSTASTPHASSTPATTTATSSSPEPVHSAPSVQAATPAPSPSAKPMAGTNDPEEAARILAEKRRQAREQREREEQERREQEEKERILREERIAREAEERRLREEEARAMAEEQRKRDEAQRLQEEKEAEEKAKAEQEENLRLQKQKEEAEAKAREEAEKQRLEREKHFQKEEQERLERKRRLEEIMKRTRKTDGGDKKETKSFPLAQVHNKEAESSKGSADYQPRPEVNLPNNKTENGQTNVRESSSVVINGVQPTRQENGLSTKGDTAHFEDLIHLANHGNTTNGARDKSETSMSTEPILTFESEESFIKKAGPMKPQHVAEVL
- the map7d1a gene encoding MAP7 domain-containing protein 1a isoform X6, with the translated sequence MNKRIESEGIAAEMEENTLPAAKSPHSQLIKNPTRPDPEGESSPPKTDNTQRMESPAKKDTNRRLTTPTKPDVIPRSPGSPASPVPKSKRDIMRSEERQQLAKERREEKAKYLAAKKTQWLEKEEKARQLREQQLEERRRKLEEQRIKAEKRRAALEERQKQKLEKNKERYEAAIHRSTKKTWAEIRQQRWSWAGGLSQNSSQKESRCSVSTVNLPKHVDSVINKRLSKSSATLWNSPSRTRNLALSPWESSIVDRLMTPTLSFLARSRSAASVLSNGKDGHSPLCPRSASASPLTLCAHQPHHRCSDRWRVTSSTPDITQRQHRRSSTPMDKNKKEKKDKERENEKEKSAITKEKVLKKRQSLPSMRHRPDPSPSPLSRQRPSSPATPKGRTASPSSAASPKRTPTRGSPSTPKGRPKRARTPARIEHRTSSPVPLERVKEPRRPSTPENRKSSPVVSIVSSTASTPHASSTPATTTATSSSPEPVHSAPSVQAATPAPSPSAKPMAGTNDPEEAARILAEKRRQAREQREREEQERREQEEKERILREERIAREAEERRLREEEARAMAEEQRKRDEAQRLQEEKEAEEKAKAEQEENLRLQKQKEEAEAKAREEAEKQRLEREKHFQKEEQERLERKRRLEEIMKRTRKTDGGDKKETKSFPLAQVHNKEAESSKGSADYQPRPEVNLPNNKTENGQTNVRESSSVVINGVQPTRQENGLSTKGDTAHFEDLIHLANHGNTTNGARDKSETSMSTEPILTFESEESFIKKAGPMKPQHVAEVL
- the map7d1a gene encoding MAP7 domain-containing protein 1a isoform X3 yields the protein MNKRIESEGIAAEMEENTLPAAKSPHSQLIKNPTRPDPEGESSPPKTDNTQRMESPAKKDTNRRLTTPTKPDVIPRSPGSPASPVPKSKRDIMRSEERQQLAKERREEKAKYLEELSKLQAAKKTQWLEKEEKARQLREQQLEERRRKLEEQRIKAEKRRAALEERQKQKLEKNKERYEAAIHRSTKKTWAEIRQQRWSWAGGLSQNSSQKESRCSVSTVNLPKHVDSVINKRLSKSSATLWNSPSRTRNLALSPWESSIVDRLMTPTLSFLARSRSAASVLSNGKDGHSPLCPRSASASPLTLCAHQPHHRCSDRWRVTSSTPDITQRQHRRSSTPMDKNKKEKKDKERENEKEKSAITKEKVLKKRQSLPSMRHRPDPSPSPLSRQRPSSPATPKGRTASPSSAASPKRTPTRGSPSTPKGRPKRARTPARIEHRTSSPVPLERVKEPRRPSTPENRKSSPVVSIVSSTASTPHASSTPATTTATSSSPEPVHSAPSVQAATPAPSPSAKPMAGTNDPEEAARILAEKRRQAREQREREEQERREQEEKERILREERIAREAEERRLREEEARAMAEEQRKRDEAQRLQEEKEAEEKAKAEQEENLRLQKQKEEAEAKAREEAEKQRLEREKHFQKEEQERLERKRRLEEIMKRTRKTDGGDKKETKSFPLAQVHNKEAESSKGSADYQPRPEVNLPNNKTENGQTNVRESSSVVINGVQPTRQENGLSTKGDTAHFEDLIHLANHGNTTNGARDKSETSMSTEPILTFESEESFIKKAGPMKPQHVAEVL
- the map7d1a gene encoding MAP7 domain-containing protein 1a isoform X4; protein product: MNKRIESEGIAAEMEENTLPAAKSPHSQLIKNPTRPDPEGESSPPKTDNTQRMESPAKKDTNRRLTTPTKPDVIPRSPGSPASPVPKSKRDIMRSEERQQLAKERREEKAKYLEELSKLQAAKKTQWLEKEEKARQLREQQLEERRRKLEEQRIKAEKRRAALEERQKQKLEKNKERYEAAIHRSTKKTWAEIRQQRWSWAGGLSQNSSQKETRNLALSPWESSIVDRLMTPTLSFLARSRSAASVLSNGKDGHSPLCPRSASASPLTLCAHQPHHRCSDRWRVTSSTPDITQRQHRRSSTPMDKNKKEKKDKERENEKEKSAITKEKVLKKRQSLPSMRHRPDPSPSPLSRQRPSSPATPKGRTASPSSAASPKRTPTRGSPSTPKGRPKRARTPARIEHRTSSPVPLERVKEPRRPSTPENRKSSPVVSIVSSTASTPHASSTPATTTATSSSPEPVHSAPSVQAATPAPSPSAKPMAGTNDPEEAARILAEKRRQAREQREREEQERREQEEKERILREERIAREAEERRLREEEARAMAEEQRKRDEAQRLQEEKEAEEKAKAEQEENLRLQKQKEEAEAKAREEAEKQRLEREKHFQKEEQERLERKRRLEEIMKRTRKTDGGDKKETKSFPLAQVHNKEAESSKGSADYQPRPEVNLPNNKTENGQTNVRESSSVVINGVQPTRQENGLSTKGDTAHFEDLIHLANHGNTTNGARDKSETSMSTEPILTFESEESFIKKAGPMKPQHVAEVL
- the map7d1a gene encoding MAP7 domain-containing protein 1a isoform X5, yielding MNKRIESEGIAAEMEENTLPAAKSPHSQLIKNPTRPDPEGESSPPKTDNTQRMESPAKKDTNRRLTTPTKPDVIPRSPGSPASPVPKSKRDIMRSEERQQLAKERREEKAKYLAAKKTQWLEKEEKARQLREQQLEERRRKLEEQRIKAEKRRAALEERQKQKLEKNKERYEAAIHRSTKKTWAEIRQQRWSWAGGLSQNSSQKETRNLALSPWESSIVDRLMTPTLSFLARSRSAASVLSNGKDGHSPLCPRSASASPLTLCAHQPHHRCSDRWRVTSSTPDITQRQHRRSSTPMDKNKKEKKDKERENEKEKSAITKEKVLKKRQSLPSMRHRPDPSPSPLSRQRPSSPATPKGRTASPSSAASPKRTPTRGSPSTPKGRPKRARTPARIEHRTSSPVPLERVKEPRRPSTPENRKSSPVVSIVSSTASTPHASSTPATTTATSSSPEPVHSAPSVQAATPAPSPSAKPMAGTNDPEEAARILAEKRRQAREQREREEQERREQEEKERILREERIAREAEERRLREEEARAMAEEQRKRDEAQRLQEEKEAEEKAKAEQEENLRLQKQKEEAEAKAREEAEKQRLEREKHFQKEEQERLERKRRLEEIMKRTRKTDGGDKKETKSFPLAQVHNKEAESSKGSADYQPRPEVNLPNNKTENGQTNVRESSSVVINGVQPTRQENGLSTKGDTAHFEDLIHLANHGNTTNGARDKSETSMSTEPILTFESEESFIKKAGPMKPQHVAEVL